CTGTGCAATGGTTTACACTAAACCTTTATTCTAATGTGTACACTTTCTCTTGATCTGCAGGAAGCCATGCAGCTGATAGCGATCGTCACGAAGGATCCCACCCAGCTCCCGCAAGCATCGGAGGAGTTGATCCTCGAGTCGAAGGCCAACATTAGCCTTTATCCGGATTCGCCCGGTGGTTCCAATTCGCAGGGTGGCTGCTCGAACTCGCTCGGTTCACGCAAAAGCTCCGTCTGCTCGATCAGCTCGATtaacagtagcagcagtggATCCCCGGGCCATCATCAGTTCCAGCGATCGCTATCGCAGGTAAAGCGGCAATGGCCGAGATAGAAACATTGCGCCCAACGATCTAACTTGTGTTTGTAGCTAAAATGCTGCTTTCTTAATGCATGTTTCCGTAGTATGCAACTTGTTTCTTAAGTACAATTCTTCGTAATAGCAAAACAATGTATTAGGTCTACAACTTAATGCGTGGCGGATAATTATAGagctttaagaaaaaatcCGATTTTTCCATTGAGTTTTCAAACCAAGCATTGGAAACCAATATATAATAAACATCTGTAAAAGAACTACCTCCATTGAGAAACCTTTTTCTcatgaaaagcataaaaagacgtaaaaaatatcttccgCCACGAATTAAACTTAACCTAATTTCAGAATTAAGTATTGTATTCTTATCTTTTAGCAagcgatttatttttttacgcaatcattttttgagtaaacCTAAATAGTGTATGTAAAGTTTaatagatttttatttatctgtttggtttttatataattttggtgtttatttttcttttccgttttcttttcctttcccatttGTTTTAGTACTCCCCGGCGATACGTTTGAAACCAGGCGAATCGAGCGATAGCGGCTTTTGCTCTTCACCAGCTTTAACTTCACAGGTTAAACacctttgtttattttataatttttttttcggccatAAGTTTTGCGGTTTCTTGCCAATTGTCATTCTTTAAAGCAGAGATAAATCAAtgacgcacacacaaacgcacacactcaaaagCGGCAGTAGCTTAGCCTGCATTATTGTTGCATTAATGTTATTCGTTGTTGTATAATATAAGTGATAAATGTATGTTACTTTTGTGTACGCTTGTGTGACTGTGTAGCCTAAAACAGTTTGCGTTGATTGGCGCTtggtgtttgcaaaatttccatttccattcgatGGAAATCCGCTAGCGCCTGtgtaggaaaacaaacaaaaaaactgataaGAAACCTTCTACCATTTCCCTCCTTTACTTCTCTCGACTTACAGGCCTCCACCTTAGCTAGTCAATCACATGCGGTATCAACGTGGCCACCGCACACACAGGATGCAACGTCAACCGTCGACCGTCCGCACACAATTTCGTCCGCTTATGAAAAGGGTCACCAGCGGCCCGCCCTCACGGTGTACACCTTCCAAAGTCCGGAAACGATCGCTGAAACGCAAAAATCACCAGCCAACGTGGCCTGCCGACCACCACTCCCAGTGGTATGTATTTCAACAAATGCTTTCGCACAAGAACCTAGagaattattctttttttgttgtacttttCAGCGCTGTTCCTCGCTGGAGAGACCACTATCAACAACTTCCGTGAAAAATGCCAACCCTAACGTGCCGCGTCAGTGTCCATCACCAATTCCAGCGCACATTACCAAAGGTAATAATGAAAGATTTGGTGGTATTCGTTTCTTAGGGCACTTAAGATTGCCTTCTATTTCCGAGTATGTGCAAGTTTTGCAGTTTGAGATTGTTGAGTGTTGTTTTCAATCTGTTTAATATACTAATGGTCCATCCTCGTTAGACCTATTGCTAGAAGTGCttcagagaagaaaaaaaaacaaatccgtcCCAAAAAGTATCTCCTACTAATAACACACGAAACGGACATTTTACAGAACACCCACAACTCCAGCCCACCTACGTCAATATGACGGAATTGGCTTCGATGGCTGCCTCTAAAACTactaacaacagcaacaatgttaacaacaacaacaaccaccatACAGCAACCAGTAGCAACAATGGTGGCACTAGCAGCAACACACTCAACAATGTTCAGCAAACAGTGACAGCCACTTCAACCCCATCGGTTACGCTGCAGTCCCATTCCCACGTCCTgtaccagcaacagcaaccgaATTCGCCCGTCCTATCCTCGGCCTCCTCACTGATATCGCCCGATTCGAATGCGACGAACGCGATCAGCTCACCGGACGTATCGGCGTGCAGTACGCAAACACCCCAAAACACACCGCAGACTGGATCGCCCGGTACGCCAAACTATAGCAGTCTCGGCGGTGCAATCAATCTCGGGTTCCGCAGCACAACACCATCGTCAACGGGCGGTGGTACGACGGCCGTAACACCAAGCGAAAGTAATATTGACACTTCCTCCAACcacacgatcacgatcgatgACAACGAGGAGCATTTTAACACCAGCACCTCCGCGTCCGCAAACATAACATCTGCCACCATCAGCACTTCCGATactaccaccatcaccaccactaccaccgcaACTAGCTCTACTAACAAACCATCTCCTCCCCATTGTTCCACCGTCGGCACCGTCGCCTCCGCCGCCGCTAGCACGCCCAGCACCGCGGGCGGCGCTGGCACACCGACGAAAAGCGTACTCGATAAGGACAAAGATATACTCAAACGTACCGGTTCAGTTCTAGAGAAAACGTCCATGTTCGAGCAGCAGATCAACAACAATCAGCTGCACCAGCCGGTACCGCCCCAACAGCAGCTCAGCGTACCGACATCACCTGCCGCCCTGTCGACGCGCCACAACGACCCGAACGCACTGTACGGACGACGGACGAACGAAGAAATCTACAAATCCGCCGGTCAGTTGCTGCTGGATCGCGATGCAGGTAAGCGTGCAGCGTTTCATTCCTCCTAAAACTATTTCTTCCCCATACGACTTTCGGTCTATCTTTGTATAAAAAGAACAACTATCCCACTAACTACTTACAATAGGACAGGTTTGGCAAACATTTCGTTCAATTGCCATTTGAAACTCTTTCTTACGTTGCCTGCCACTTTCGTCGGACGAGAGTTAAGCATCGTTTTTGCCTAAAACAATGCATGTTAAAGAAGACaagatttttaaaagaaaacaaacaccttCAAAAGACACATTTACGTTAAATATTAgctagcaaaacaaatatctTAATTGCACCTGggcatgaaaacaaaatgcttcatTCATTAAGAAGTAACAAATATGAGTTAGTAAAGAGAATcacacaaaagagaaaaaactgcatgaaacaaaaaagattagCTAAATTATAAGTAGCAATAGCTTTCACAGTGCTCGTGATGTAAAAGTTTTATCATGCTAGCTGCAAACTTTACACATTCTTATCAATATTTAATCACGTTTCGCTGCTTCTACTTCACGCTTCCATCTTTCCTACGCTTCTTTGCATCTCTGTGTTGTTTTCTACTTCATTTATTCTGTATCGTTTCTTGTAATactttaatgttttgtgtttgtttacttttctcGTTTTCTAATCCTCATGTAACGCGTGCGatttgttcgttgtttgtcATATTATGTTcatacgtttgtttgtttgttttttggtttttattttatttatttttattttgtaacttCTCTGTCTCTGTATGTACACACGCTATGTTTATGTGCTCCTGCTCCTGCTCATTTACGTTATAATACACGCGCCcaaaaatgctcaaaaatgcaccaaaatttcaccatataaaaaaatcgctgTTTTGCAACCCCCAACACCCACCATATATAATGTGCATCGAACACACCTGATTTTGGGGGCACCTTTCACATATGCTGCTGCCCGCTCAAATGCTGCTAATGATTTACGctggcaaaataaaacaaaacaaaaaaaaaacgcgcgtgcaaaaacaaaacaaaatggcaaatacATGCGCACACCAAATGgtacggtttgtttttgtttttgtggtacggtttgtgtgcaaaaacgaaacgatcccCAAAACCCTGCACCCTTAGACTGCATCGACAAGCAAACGATCGAAGAACTAAACAATCTGATTGGTGAATTAGATCTCTTTCAACGAGAGCACGAAAGCGCCCTGCTagcacagcagcaacagcaccatccACACCATCCACAGCACGCTCGGCATCGGTTTTCGAACGGTGTCACGTCCGATGGGGGACCGACCGATTCCGACACGATCTTAGCGAACGGTGTAAATAACAATCATGGCGGTTTGATGTCCCGCAACGAACCAAGCATCCGTAACGGTAGCCTGCTGGATGCTGAGGACGGTTTGGAACAGCCCGCCAGCACGGGCCGGCTACCGTCGTCGATCTCTTCCAGCAACAGCAATTTGGATGAATATCTGAGCAACCATCAGGCGGGTTCGGTCGACGAGACGAACGGTTCGATGACGAATCTGGCGGCAAAGTACAGTAACCACTGTGTTGTGAGCGATACAAATGATTACCCAAGCGCCGGCCACTACCATCGGACGACGTACGCACCACACGGCCATTCAATGTCGCTCGGACTCGGTGCATCGGCCGGTGGTTCGACACAAGGTTTGGATGGCATTGCGACCGGGTTCGAGAATCCTTCCTTTATGATGGAGAACTACTACAGCCAGAACCGCAGCGAGGTGGTAGTGTTACGGTGCAAAGACACAAGCCGTAACAGCCTGAACAATGCACCGGATGATCTGCTTACCGGCAGTGGATTGATGCAGCTGAACGGTACACCGGTGGACAATGGTgtacaccagcagcagcgatTAAGCTCATTCCGTGTGACCACCTCGCGACCCGCCTCACCCGCTTCGATGACGTCCTTCTTTGGCATAAGTTCCCGTTCGCCGACACCATCCCTTTCGCTGCCGGTTACGGCGAACTCTTCGCCACAACATCATGCCCATCTCGCCGGCAATAGTAATGGCGCGGGCGGTGACGTGAATGACCCATCATCGGTGGGGCCCAATCATACCAGCTCTAGCGTCGCCCCGGCACCACCATACGACGATCGTATCAATCGCAATAAACCCGCCATCACCCCGAGACCTGCATCGTTatctggtttgtttgtttgtttgtttcacttcATTTCACCATTCCCGTCAGTTCCGTTTTGGTtatgttttccttcgttttttgtttgttcatgtATTATAATCCATCATAACTTGCATCCTGAACTGGCATTCTATATCAACACACATTTCCTTCATGATCACTTTCGATCGGCATCTCATGCTCATTAACCTAGTTTATCATATCTGGAAGCAACGCACACGACGTACCTACACTGAACGGTACtgctgtatgtgtgcgttttcTAGTGCATATAAACATGTTTgctcttttcttaatttgcaaaacaacaattttcaaattctttatttttattatcaattgTAGTACTTGTTTATTTACGTTAAAAGCGCATTTATCACTCGGTTAAGActgtataatttaaaaaccaGCTTTTCCTAATTATGTTTCATAAAAGTTTTGTGTTGTACGTTGTATCTGTTTCGTTGTAACGCGTCACTGGTTTGTCAccatgtttgctgttttgcgtACAAATTGCATCATAATTCACACCGCTCACAGAACATTTCTTCCCATTCTCGGTGTTGCCTTCCTTATGCAATGCTATGTTGTCTCTTACTGTTGctaattttgattgattttgtagTGCACACAGTGTCATGCTCATTCATATATATTCCATACTGTCAGACATGTCTATTTGAGTTATAACAAACATAAACTGCATTAGAAAATCGAATGTAATTTCAAGCCAATTCTTCATCCCTTATAGCTGTAGCAACTAAATACTGTTCAACTGTTGCCCCGTTTTGTTCAAACGtttaactttttattaattcataACCAAATTGCAAGCAAAACGTTAAATGTAAGACACAATTCAATTGATTCGTATTTACTGTTGCAGCTACAATTTCACTGCTTACCgtgtgcttgtgttttttaaCCATTGTATTAAcgttctttccttttctttcccgCTCAATTCAAATGATCGCATCATTACAGGACCAACCCGGGTCACCCGACGAGCGTCTGTTAATACCGTGAAACCGCCACCGCCCGTACGGCGCAGCTCAAGCGTAACGCCTAGTCCTAGCGTAGGAACTGTAGGTACAGTACAGATCGGGCATTCGAACCAGAAGCGACTCaccgttttccgttttcttgtttttttttttctttttccgttttgtcgtgtatttttttatatttttttccacagaactccacaaccaccaccacaaatCTTGCCCAGCAAAGCCTAGCTTACACCTCATCAGAAAgtttaccaccaccacctgctTATCTGTTAGATTCGGCCGCCGGAAGTTCACCTAGTAG
The DNA window shown above is from Anopheles funestus chromosome 3RL, idAnoFuneDA-416_04, whole genome shotgun sequence and carries:
- the LOC125772266 gene encoding serine-rich adhesin for platelets isoform X6 codes for the protein MDIAMDRSGTDAGVATIGSVFQQIVNEMKNSSPLWEDFIAKATKLHACLRAAIQALAAYLDAFQKIADAATNSRGATKEIGTALTRVCLRHKTVESRMKTFTTAIMDCLVVPLQEKLEDWKKQVNIIDKDHAKEYKRCRAELKKRSSDTLRLQKKAKKGAADNLHVLVESSMLDVTQRRCELEEVERKSLRAIMVEERLRYCTFVNMLQPVVHEECEVMSELGHLQEAMQLIAIVTKDPTQLPQASEELILESKANISLYPDSPGGSNSQGGCSNSLGSRKSSVCSISSINSSSSGSPGHHQFQRSLSQYSPAIRLKPGESSDSGFCSSPALTSQASTLASQSHAVSTWPPHTQDATSTVDRPHTISSAYEKGHQRPALTVYTFQSPETIAETQKSPANVACRPPLPVRCSSLERPLSTTSVKNANPNVPRQCPSPIPAHITKEHPQLQPTYVNMTELASMAASKTTNNSNNVNNNNNHHTATSSNNGGTSSNTLNNVQQTVTATSTPSVTLQSHSHVLYQQQQPNSPVLSSASSLISPDSNATNAISSPDVSACSTQTPQNTPQTGSPGTPNYSSLGGAINLGFRSTTPSSTGGGTTAVTPSESNIDTSSNHTITIDDNEEHFNTSTSASANITSATISTSDTTTITTTTTATSSTNKPSPPHCSTVGTVASAAASTPSTAGGAGTPTKSVLDKDKDILKRTGSVLEKTSMFEQQINNNQLHQPVPPQQQLSVPTSPAALSTRHNDPNALYGRRTNEEIYKSAGQLLLDRDADCIDKQTIEELNNLIGELDLFQREHESALLAQQQQHHPHHPQHARHRFSNGVTSDGGPTDSDTILANGVNNNHGGLMSRNEPSIRNGSLLDAEDGLEQPASTGRLPSSISSSNSNLDEYLSNHQAGSVDETNGSMTNLAAKYSNHCVVSDTNDYPSAGHYHRTTYAPHGHSMSLGLGASAGGSTQGLDGIATGFENPSFMMENYYSQNRSEVVVLRCKDTSRNSLNNAPDDLLTGSGLMQLNGTPVDNGVHQQQRLSSFRVTTSRPASPASMTSFFGISSRSPTPSLSLPVTANSSPQHHAHLAGNSNGAGGDVNDPSSVGPNHTSSSVAPAPPYDDRINRNKPAITPRPASLSGPTRVTRRASVNTVKPPPPVRRSSSVTPSPSVGTNSTTTTTNLAQQSLAYTSSESLPPPPAYLLDSAAGSSPSISGNVAGTVKALNEIRHTPASPGVLRRAQQQSNPPSNQGSPTQYTNLYGTLPSTKHGHDHSNITASSSSSNAAALAQQSHYPSSQLHHPSTPNSFHATDSNKPLSNRSPKTNLHQQGGIYAQPKQLSTMSSFRTSSPGPQKPNSSFLAQLNAKIAPNKTSQSPSPVPYQHQQQQANNYGYTTAPSGGNELIYQRSTPVDPRAYNNNQQHLQQQQQQQQQQQQLQQQYYQSQQPPPHPPREDHHSRNSSANNNGAAGGGSASSGGTHNVLAKTSAGFLENLNARLAEQRLSGKAFAVRNLINSKALPDPRVCHESLMDQIKRGATLKRNRTINDRSAPKIH